One Portunus trituberculatus isolate SZX2019 chromosome 45, ASM1759143v1, whole genome shotgun sequence DNA segment encodes these proteins:
- the LOC123519581 gene encoding uncharacterized protein LOC123519581 — MARSDDHTLLLIINKLQALGCDELETLEPQWVHSVLVSPGRTRQNLLRWVITRLSPSEYSKLSSLPNHAQEQKILQILICVGICLPGDTDIVEGSAPEVTQLKFWKTCLDVIEHLQDFSQPRHKERIDPQDADLLLSHLAHSSHLLPTLREEVMLVPEDLQDKYHAWCRQQKHTPVSDSLRKVNEQLSREQEKHNYLEKCKAIPSAEEHQSLQASVEKALSSLAKEQEVLRDVYSTHIAPWTTSSTQLELPNTGPLVEEADSKLSTLLKALKTSEEMLENCERLEEQKKAILREAQHPSSITTTLHSLVAKEGKQDV; from the exons ATGGCGCGCAGTGACGACCACACTTTGCTGCTCATTATTAACAAGTTACAG GCCCTTGGGTGTGATGAACTAGAGACACTGGAGCCCCAGTGGGTGCACTCAGTCCTTGTGTCACCTGGCAGGACAAGACAGAACCTTCTCAGATGGGTCATTACTCGCCTCTCTCCTAGTGAATACTCAAAATTATCCTCACTGCCCAACCATGCACAGGAACAAa AAATTCTTCAAATCTTGATATGCGTGGGGATCTGCCTGCCAGGAGACACAGACATCGTTGAG GGATCAGCTCCCGAGGTGACACAACTCAAGTTTTGGAAGACCTGTCTAGACGTTATTGAACACCTACAGGACTTTTCTCAACCAAGACACAAGGAAAGGATTGACCCTCAGGATGCAGATCTGCTTCTATCCCACCTGGCTCACTCATCTCACCTGCTTCCTACCCTCAGG GAAGAAGTAATGCTGGTGCCAGAGGACTTGCAGGACAAGTACCATGCATGGTGCCggcaacagaaacacacacccgTCTCTGACTCTTTGAGGAAGGTGAACGAACAGCTTAGCAGAgagcaagaaaaacacaattATTTAGAAAAA TGTAAGGCGATACCTTCTGCCGAGGAGCACCAGAGTCTGCAGGCAAGTGTTGAGAAAGCCTTGTCCAGCCTCGCCAAGGAGCAGGAGGTACTGCGGGATGTGTACTCCACCCATATCGCCCCCtggaccacctcctccacccagctggaGCTCCCAAATACTGGACCGCTGGTGGAGGAGGCTGATTCCAAGCTCTCCACTTTACTCAAG GCCCTCAAGACCTCCGAGGAAATGCTCGAGAATTGTGAGAGGCTTGAGGAACAGAAGAAGGCCATCCTGAGGGAGGCACAGCACCCgtcctccatcaccacaacactacaCTCCCTGGTGGCCAAGGAAGGCAAACAGGATGTATGA